From Cucumis melo cultivar AY chromosome 1, USDA_Cmelo_AY_1.0, whole genome shotgun sequence, a single genomic window includes:
- the LOC103490169 gene encoding E3 ubiquitin-protein ligase CSU1-like gives MPQRHSKNNNDLAFFTYDEKRKLGYGTQKERLGKDSIKPFDVCCLCLKPFIDPMCCQKGHTFCKECILECLLSQKKDNQRKLAAYTAQQKQEKEEAEEKLMQQKARELDAFDQQNHGAVPQYNDRNQSQDKNGFHGANSVKVTSYEEEALRTMKAFWLPSATPEAPVKAGAPPSSTFCPEGNEKLKLKSLFSIHFTEDNSEKKKSKSYDVTYICPSCKVTLTNTMALVALGTCGHVFCKKCADKFMAVDKVCLVCNKGCKVRDLVNLEKGGTGFAGHGDALEARDFKHLGSGSGLGLVRPAMKT, from the exons ATGCCTCAGAGACACTCAAAAAACAACAATGATCTAGCCTTCTTCACCTATGATGAGAAGCGGAAGCTTGGCTATGGAACACAAAAAGAGAGACTTGGAAAGGACTCGATCAAGCCCTTTGATGTCTGTTGCCTATGCTTGAAACCCTTCATCGACCCCATGTGTTGTCAAAAGGGTCACACGTTTTGTAAAGAATGCATTCTTGAGTGCCTTTTGTCACAGAAGAAAGATAATCAAAG GAAGCTTGCTGCATATACTGCTCAGCAGAAGCAAGAGAAGGAAGAAGCAGAAGAGAAACTGATGCAACAGAAAGCTAGAGAGCTTGATGCATTTGATCAGCAAAATCACGGTGCTGTACCACAATACAACGATCGAAACCAGAGTCAGGATAAAAATGGTTTCCATGGGGCAAATAGTGTGAAGGTTACCTCTTACGAAGAAGAAGCACTTCGGACCATGAAGGCATTTTGGCTGCCTTCAGCCACACCAGAAGCTCCTGTTAAAGCAGGAGCCCCTCCAAGCAGTACATTTTGTCCAGAAGGCAACGAGAAACTTAAGCTAAAGTCCCTTTTTTCAATACATTTCACAGAGGACAATAGCGagaagaagaaatcaaaatcATATGACGTTACATACATATGCCCTAGTTGTAAGGTTACTCTAACAAACACAATGGCTCTTGTGGCGCTAGGGACGTGTGGCCATGTCTTCTGTAAGAAATGTGCTGATAAGTTTATGGCAGTGGACAAAGTTTGCCTTGTCTGCAACAAAGGATGTAAAGTAAGGGATTTGGTGAATTTAGAGAAAGGAGGCACAGGATTTGCTGGCCACGGAGATGCACTTGAAGCAAGAGACTTCAAGCATTTGGGAAGCGGTTCTGGTTTGGGGCTGGTAAGGCCTGCCATGAAGACTTAA
- the LOC127148409 gene encoding uncharacterized protein LOC127148409, giving the protein MFLEFVEDLDNPAKGSSSVGDNSGIAQPSVTPTPKRRARAARVNPCVKAEPRLRQAEPVPVLFQPSRQDQFGSIHLHFGRLGPSDRCGERLSSVGTHPLQPFLGIPLLGKHTCLAVRTRRVNLQGECRHVEVHAEEVVGEAEVPVVASRRRHLLHRQSTQMHRSPRRISPRWSGAIRTCCKLLWRLS; this is encoded by the exons ATGTTCCTCGAGTTCGTCGAAGATCTAGATAACCCTGCGAAAGGATCGTCATCGGTGGGTGACAATTCGG GTATTGCTCAACCATCTGTGACTCCGACTCCAAAGAGACGTGC ccgagccgcacgcgtgaaCCCCTGTGTcaaagccgagccgcgcctgcgccaagccgagccggtccctgtcctcttccagccgagccgccaagaccaatttggctccatccacctacattttg GGCGTCTTGGACCGAGTGACCGGTGCGGCGAGAGACTCTCTTCAGTAGGGACTCATCCACTGCAACCTTTtctggg gatcccgttgcttggaaagcacacgtgtcttgcggttaggactcgtcgggtgaatctccag ggagaatgccgccacgtagaggtgcacgccgaggaggtggtaggggaggcagaggtgccggtcgtggccagccggaggcgccacctgctgcaccggcagtcgacccaaatgcaccggtcacccaggcggatctcgccgcgatggagcggcgctatcaggacatgctgcaagctgctttggcgcctttcctag